CGTGGGTGCCGTAGCTGTTTCCCTTCATGTCGGTGTTGTTCTTGTAGATCAGGATCCGCTGCTCGGGCGGGGACACGGCTTCCGCCCGCATGCGAGAGATGTTGAGGACGCGCTCGCCGGCCTTGTCCCAGATGACCAGGTCCCGCGGGTTCGTGCACTCGGGGGTGGAGTATTCCGGATGGGCGTGGTCCACGTAGTACCGCGCGCCGTTGGAGAGGATCAGGTTGATGAGGCGCGACTCCTCCTTGGAAGGCAGCTCCTTCTCCTCGGCGTACTCGAACCCTCGGGCGTCCCGGAGCGGGCTCTCCGCTTCGTAGTCCCAGCGGATGCGCGCCGTCCGATACGTCTCATACGAGTTGATGAGGAGCAGCGAGGAGAGGATCGGGTTGAAGTCCGGCTGATTCCGGACCGTGATCCCGTACTCCGTCTCGATGCCCATCACCTTGGGGATGGCCATGCCGTCCTCGAGTCGCCGGTCCGCGCCTCCCGGTCACAGGGCCGGTCCCACCCAGGGGAGCCGGGCGCGGCCGAACGCTCACAGAAAAAGGGTGAGGGCAGCGCGGACGCCACCCTCACCCCTTCGTCTACAGGTATTGCCCGGTCGTGATCCGCTCCACCGGGCGGGTCTTCTCCTTGCCCTCGCCCATCAGCGGCTTCACGTACACGATGCGCTCGCCCTTCTTGCCCGCGATCTTCGCCCAGTCGTCGGGGTTGGTCGTGTTCGGCAGATCCTCGTTCTCCTTGAACTCCTCCCGGACTGCCGTCAGCAGGTTCTCCAGCATGATGCCCTTCTCGCCCGAGGAGATGTAGCGCTTGAGGGCGAGCTTCTTCGCCCGCCGGACGACCGATTCCATCATCGCCCCCGAGGCGAAGTCCTTGAAGTAGAGGATCTCCTTGTCGCCGTTGGCGTAGGTGACCTCCAGGAAGCGGTTCTCGTCGGACAGCGCGTACATCTCCTCGACCGCGGTGTTGATGAGCTGCTGAATGACGAGCCCGATGTCGCCGCCGTGCGCGCGGAGCTCCTGCTCGTGGATCGGGACGTCCGGCGTCAGATACTTCGCCAGGATCTCGACCGCGGCCGCCTTGTCGGGCCGGTCGATCTTGATCTTCACGTCGAGCCGCCCGGGGCGGAGGATGGCCGGGTCGATGAGGTCCTGTCGGTTCGAGGCCCCGATGACGATCACGTTCTTCAGGCCCTCGACGCCATCGATCTCGGCCAGGAGCTGGGGGACGATGGTGGTCTCGACGTCCGAGGAGATCCCCGAGCCCCGCGTACGGAAGAGCGCGTCCATCTCGTCGAAGAAGACGACCACCGGCACGTCCTCGGCCGCCTTCTCCTTGGCCTTCTGGAAGATCTCGCGGATCTTGCGCTCCGTCTCGCCAACGTACTTGTTCAGGAGCTCGGGGCCCTTGATGTTCATGAAGTAGCCCTTGATCTTTTCCCCGCGCTTCTCCGAGACCTTCTGGGCGAGATTGTTGGCCACGGCCTTGGCGATCATCGTCTTGCCGCAGCCCGGCGGCCCGTAGAGGAGGACGCCCTTCGGGGGCGTGAGCTTGTGCTCCTTGTAGTAATCGGCGTAGAGATACGGCAGCTCCACGGCATCGCGGATCGTCTCGATCTGCTGCCCGAGCCCGCCGATGTCCTCGTAACCGATGTCGGGCACCTCTTCCAGGACCAGGTCCTCGACCTCGCCCTTCGGAAGCCGCTCGAGGAGGTAACCGGACTTGCCATCCATGAGGACGTGGTCACCGACCTTGAGCTTCGTGAGGCGGAGAGGCTCGGCGATGATCGCCACCTTCTCTTCGTCCGCACGGAGCGTGACGACGGCCCGGCCCTCGTCGAGGACGTCCTTGAGGATGACCACTTCGCCCTGGATCTCGTAGCCGGCCGTCTCGATGACGTTGAGCCCCTCATTCAGCACGAGCTCCTGGCCGGGCTTGATCCCCTCGCGCTTGATGGAGGGATGGAGGTTCACCTTCACCTTCCGCCCCGCCGAGAGGATGTTCACGGTGCCGTCCTCGTTGGGCGAGAGGAAGACGCCGTAGGTCGAGGGCGGGGCGCAGAGCTTGTCCACCTCCTCCTTCAGGGAGGTGATCTGCTCCCGGGCCTCGTAGAGGGCATTGACGAGCTTCTCGTTCTGGTTGAAGGCCTGCACCAGCTGGCGGTTGGCCTCGCGGAGCTTGTTCTCGAGGATCATCGACTCCTTGGGGGCATCCTCGAGCTTCTTCCGGAGGTGGACGGTCTCCGACTCCAGCGACCGGATGTAGGCCTGGAGGTCCTGGATCTGGATCTCGTACTCGGTCAGCCGGCGGCGGTACGCGGACTCGGTCATCGGCAGGAACTTGGACAGGCCCTTCACCCCCTCCGATTCACGGGGCGGATTACCCTTCTTTTCGAACTCTTTCATGGCCTCCCATTCCTTTCGTGAGCCAACCGCCCCGCTCACGGCGCCCCGACGGGACCCCGCCTCCGCAGTGCCCCCGTTAGGCCGAGCAAGTATAGGCAGTCGCAAAAAAGATTGTCAAGAATATTGGGTCAATACACGCCACCGCTGCGCCTCATCGTGTCTCACGCTCAAGCACCTACCCTCGAGTGTGCAACGTCGGTGCCAGGGAGATCCCCGCCCCGCGGGCCGCTCTCGTGGGTCCCCGTGTCACTCCCGCGTCCGGCCGCGGACTCGTCCGGGCAATTCATGCCGATCGGTGCGCCAGGAGATGCACGCGCCACTCTGTCCTAGAAACGTGGATCGCGCCCCGGCGGCTCCCGCGGTCCCATCTGGGCGCCGCCGAGGCGACGGACCTCACCTCCTCATCTATAATCGGCGCATGACCCACGCCCCTCGCGCCAGCCGCGTCCCCGCCGGCCGCCGGCTCGGGTGGCGATGCGCGGCGGTGGCGCTCCTGGTGCTCATCGTCGCGGAAGCCAGAGGCGGAACGAGCCCCTCCGGCGAGCTGCGGGTCGGGGTGGCCCAGCTTCCCGCGACCCTCGATCCGACCGCCGTGACCACCGGCCCCGCTCTCATGGTCTTCCGCCAGCTCTTCCAGGGCCTCGTCGAGCTCGGCGAGCGCGGCGACATCGAACCGGGCATCGCCGGCTCCTGGAGCGTGTCACCGAATGGTCTCATCTGGACTTTTCGGCTGCGTCCCGACGTCCAATTCCCCAACGGGGTATCGCTGACGCCTGACGTCGTGGTGGCATCACTCAACCGGCACCTCGGAGCCGAAGAAGCGGGCCTCCGGCAGCCGGCCTCGGCGTGGGCGCGGGTCTTTCGCGGGCCGGGCGCCATCGTGCGGGAGGTGCGCCGGGGGGAAGGCGGCACCGTGCAGATCGAGCTCAGCCAGCCCTTTTCCCCCGTGCTGGCCGTCCTCGCCCACCCGGCGCTCGCGATCGTGGTGACGCAAAACGATGCCGAGATGCCGTTTCTCGGCACCGGCCCCTACCGGGTGGCCGAGCGGGCCCCGGGGCGTCTGGTCCTC
Above is a window of Candidatus Methylomirabilota bacterium DNA encoding:
- the arc gene encoding proteasome ATPase; the protein is MTESAYRRRLTEYEIQIQDLQAYIRSLESETVHLRKKLEDAPKESMILENKLREANRQLVQAFNQNEKLVNALYEAREQITSLKEEVDKLCAPPSTYGVFLSPNEDGTVNILSAGRKVKVNLHPSIKREGIKPGQELVLNEGLNVIETAGYEIQGEVVILKDVLDEGRAVVTLRADEEKVAIIAEPLRLTKLKVGDHVLMDGKSGYLLERLPKGEVEDLVLEEVPDIGYEDIGGLGQQIETIRDAVELPYLYADYYKEHKLTPPKGVLLYGPPGCGKTMIAKAVANNLAQKVSEKRGEKIKGYFMNIKGPELLNKYVGETERKIREIFQKAKEKAAEDVPVVVFFDEMDALFRTRGSGISSDVETTIVPQLLAEIDGVEGLKNVIVIGASNRQDLIDPAILRPGRLDVKIKIDRPDKAAAVEILAKYLTPDVPIHEQELRAHGGDIGLVIQQLINTAVEEMYALSDENRFLEVTYANGDKEILYFKDFASGAMMESVVRRAKKLALKRYISSGEKGIMLENLLTAVREEFKENEDLPNTTNPDDWAKIAGKKGERIVYVKPLMGEGKEKTRPVERITTGQYL